A genomic segment from Chitinophaga niabensis encodes:
- a CDS encoding LacI family DNA-binding transcriptional regulator, with the protein MKGISIKDIAKQAGVSPTTVSFVLNGKAKEKRISEQVSKKILKLAAKLKYKPNQLARGLRTGKTKTIGLIVEDIANNFFANVAKIVEEEADKFGYKVLYGSTEDNLAKAKGLLEVLEYRQVDGYIITPTPNLDKEIEMLKNARKPMVLMDRYLPQIPTNYVMVDNFQGGYDVAEYLLKLGYSKIALVTTTSEQIQMKERLNGFTAAMKAHQANFPRKMLKKIPFSGTREQAVDQISDFIKTIPDLDAIFFATNYLGVYGIESIKQLGMTIGEDIALVSFDDHDLFRLHTPSITCVAQPIHDIARNLIQVLMNELNDNNHQLNQVVLPATLIKRESCSKRVKVVAG; encoded by the coding sequence ATGAAAGGTATATCAATCAAAGATATTGCAAAACAGGCAGGGGTATCTCCCACAACGGTCTCCTTTGTCCTCAATGGCAAAGCCAAGGAAAAGCGGATCAGTGAGCAGGTGAGCAAAAAGATCCTGAAACTGGCTGCCAAACTGAAATATAAGCCAAACCAGCTGGCAAGAGGCCTGCGCACCGGCAAAACCAAAACCATCGGCCTTATCGTGGAAGACATCGCCAACAACTTCTTTGCCAATGTGGCCAAGATCGTGGAGGAAGAAGCGGATAAATTCGGTTATAAGGTACTGTACGGCAGCACGGAAGACAATCTCGCCAAAGCCAAAGGCCTCCTGGAAGTATTGGAATACCGCCAGGTGGATGGATATATCATCACCCCCACGCCCAACCTGGATAAGGAGATAGAAATGCTCAAGAACGCCCGGAAGCCCATGGTGCTGATGGACCGTTATCTTCCCCAGATCCCTACCAATTATGTGATGGTAGACAATTTCCAGGGAGGATATGATGTTGCAGAATATCTCCTGAAGCTCGGATATAGTAAAATAGCACTGGTGACCACCACCTCTGAACAGATCCAGATGAAGGAACGGCTCAACGGATTTACCGCAGCCATGAAAGCACACCAGGCCAACTTCCCCCGCAAAATGCTCAAAAAGATCCCTTTTTCCGGTACCCGGGAACAGGCGGTGGACCAGATCTCGGATTTCATCAAAACCATCCCGGACCTGGATGCCATTTTCTTCGCTACCAACTACCTCGGCGTTTACGGCATCGAAAGCATAAAACAATTGGGCATGACAATAGGAGAGGACATTGCGCTTGTGAGCTTTGATGATCACGATCTTTTCCGGCTTCACACACCAAGTATCACCTGTGTGGCACAACCCATCCATGATATTGCCCGCAACCTGATCCAGGTGCTCATGAATGAACTCAATGATAATAATCACCAGCTAAACCAGGTAGTGCTGCCCGCTACACTTATTAAAAGAGAAAGCTGCAGCAAAAGAGTGAAAGTGGTAGCCGGGTAA
- a CDS encoding AraC family transcriptional regulator: MKPILIKVGAFADNQITIIERCDPHFNTPFHFHPECELVYVTESHGKRIVGDSIESFDVGDMVFLGPNIPHVWYNDEGYHKNDESLKARSVVIYFPKDIFGDKFYGLPETKALTDLFHRAQRGMKIIGNTQETLRSEILSLPKKEGLERIIALLQILKTLSETKDCYYLASTGYSHAYNVKDNHKIDEVFKYVMNNFSKEISLQDVASITNLSPQSFCRFFKNRTKKSFVQFLNEVRIGHACKRLTEEDWSIAEIAYSCGFKNLSNFNRFFKEIVGKTPKEYKNELRLKEN, translated from the coding sequence ATGAAACCCATTCTGATAAAAGTGGGAGCCTTTGCCGACAACCAGATCACTATTATTGAACGTTGTGATCCGCATTTTAATACGCCTTTCCATTTTCATCCCGAATGTGAACTGGTGTATGTTACCGAGAGTCATGGTAAGCGGATCGTGGGGGACAGCATTGAAAGCTTTGACGTAGGAGATATGGTATTCCTCGGGCCTAATATTCCACATGTGTGGTATAACGACGAGGGGTATCATAAAAATGACGAATCGCTGAAGGCACGCTCCGTGGTGATCTATTTCCCTAAGGACATCTTTGGCGACAAATTTTATGGTTTACCGGAAACCAAGGCCCTTACCGACCTTTTTCATCGTGCCCAACGTGGGATGAAGATCATTGGCAATACGCAGGAGACTTTGCGTAGTGAGATATTGTCCCTTCCTAAAAAAGAGGGGTTGGAGCGGATCATTGCTTTGCTGCAGATCCTGAAAACCCTTTCTGAAACGAAGGATTGTTATTACCTGGCCAGTACGGGGTATTCACATGCTTATAATGTAAAAGATAATCATAAGATAGATGAGGTATTCAAATATGTGATGAACAACTTCTCCAAGGAGATCTCCCTGCAGGATGTTGCGAGTATCACTAATCTGTCGCCACAGTCTTTCTGCCGCTTTTTCAAGAACAGAACGAAGAAGTCTTTTGTGCAGTTCCTGAATGAAGTGAGGATCGGGCATGCTTGCAAGCGGTTGACGGAGGAGGATTGGTCTATTGCTGAGATTGCGTATTCGTGCGGGTTTAAGAACCTCTCGAACTTTAACCGGTTCTTTAAGGAGATAGTAGGCAAAACGCCGAAGGAGTATAAGAATGAATTGCGGTTAAAGGAGAATTAG
- a CDS encoding RagB/SusD family nutrient uptake outer membrane protein: MMRTFKYKLTRSLAIAGLSSILLGSCTKDFERINTNPYGMTRDELKADFRLVGEPFRQIQFNIFAVQPGWVMQVQQNLQGDIFSGYMGVPGPFGNFGNNNSTYNLIDGWNQVMWGCAYGSYIDAPNIAVMPIASRIMKVAGNEFADFKAWLLILKVATMHRISDVYGPIIYTKFGVINPDKSIDYDSQKDAYYAFFADLNSAITTLTPLANDPLKPFSKFDLMYDGSYKPWIKFANSLRLRLAIRIAKVDPAKAKLEGEAALSNPVGLMTVPADDARINIAPVEHPYNAFSDSWNDIRMGAPMESILTGYNDPRIKLYFKTAVAKPDGYKGVRTGIALPSKMYEDYSRLATFPSKMQLMTAAEVWFLKAEAALNGWAGAGSAATNYENGVKTSFDQYAIGGQAAAYLLDNTSKAAPYTDLKNAANNVPAGDPYLSTVTIRWEEGDAPARKLERIITQKWIAMFPEGQEAWTEFRRTGYPKLFPVVVNNSGGKIPTATFVRRINFVIPEYATNAKGVERAITLLGGPDNGGTRLWWDKP, translated from the coding sequence ATGATGAGAACGTTTAAATACAAACTTACCCGGAGTCTGGCTATAGCAGGATTGAGTAGCATTTTGCTCGGTTCCTGTACAAAAGATTTCGAGCGTATCAATACAAATCCATACGGAATGACCAGAGACGAACTGAAAGCAGATTTCAGATTAGTCGGTGAACCATTCCGCCAGATACAATTCAACATATTCGCCGTACAACCAGGTTGGGTAATGCAGGTACAACAGAACCTGCAGGGAGATATCTTCTCCGGTTATATGGGTGTTCCCGGTCCATTCGGAAACTTCGGTAACAACAATTCTACCTATAACCTCATAGATGGCTGGAACCAGGTAATGTGGGGATGCGCTTATGGTTCTTACATCGATGCGCCAAACATTGCTGTAATGCCCATCGCCAGCCGTATCATGAAAGTAGCCGGTAATGAATTCGCTGATTTCAAAGCCTGGTTACTGATCCTGAAAGTGGCTACCATGCATCGTATAAGTGATGTGTACGGCCCGATTATCTACACCAAATTTGGTGTTATTAATCCAGATAAAAGCATCGATTATGATTCTCAGAAAGATGCCTACTATGCATTTTTCGCAGACCTCAATTCAGCCATCACTACTTTAACACCATTGGCGAATGATCCGCTGAAACCCTTCTCCAAATTTGATCTCATGTACGACGGGTCATACAAACCATGGATCAAATTTGCCAATTCCCTGCGTTTACGCCTCGCTATCCGCATCGCAAAAGTGGATCCCGCAAAAGCGAAACTGGAAGGAGAAGCCGCATTGTCAAACCCTGTTGGACTGATGACAGTACCTGCTGATGATGCACGCATCAACATTGCACCCGTTGAACATCCCTACAACGCTTTCAGCGATAGCTGGAACGATATCAGGATGGGGGCTCCCATGGAATCTATCCTCACAGGGTACAACGATCCACGGATCAAATTATACTTCAAAACCGCTGTGGCTAAACCCGATGGTTACAAAGGTGTAAGAACAGGTATTGCATTGCCTTCCAAGATGTATGAAGATTATTCCAGGCTGGCAACTTTCCCTTCAAAGATGCAGTTAATGACTGCTGCAGAAGTATGGTTCCTGAAAGCGGAAGCTGCTTTAAATGGCTGGGCAGGTGCAGGATCAGCTGCCACCAATTATGAGAATGGTGTAAAAACCTCTTTTGATCAATATGCTATTGGAGGCCAGGCGGCAGCTTACCTTTTGGATAATACAAGCAAAGCAGCACCATATACAGATCTGAAAAATGCAGCCAACAACGTACCAGCCGGAGATCCTTATCTCAGCACGGTTACTATCCGTTGGGAAGAAGGAGATGCCCCTGCAAGAAAGCTGGAGCGCATCATCACGCAAAAATGGATCGCGATGTTCCCGGAAGGGCAGGAGGCATGGACGGAATTCCGCCGTACCGGTTATCCTAAACTATTCCCGGTAGTAGTGAACAACAGCGGAGGAAAAATTCCTACTGCCACATTTGTTCGCCGCATCAATTTCGTGATCCCTGAGTATGCCACAAACGCGAAAGGTGTTGAAAGAGCCATTACTTTACTAGGTGGTCCGGATAACGGGGGAACCCGTCTCTGGTGGGACAAACCATAA
- a CDS encoding SusC/RagA family TonB-linked outer membrane protein, with product MKKCLRLLSLVTLALAITLAAPYTASANAESQDTKNVSLTIQVRNKNMEEVFTEISSKTGLSFHYDKSDLNLKKKINLNCVKQPIDEVLALLAEQTGLKFTRKNSKIIVNQEQHNGSLTTVTLMNGGNLAEKEIRGTVKDAKGAGLPGVTVVIKNTNRGTQTQANGNFVLTANPGDILVFRFLGFTSQEVAVGSGDVYDVVLEENSRSLSEFVVTALGIQRKSKELTYSTQQLNNEDLSRVKDVNVINSLAGKAAGVTIGRSASGLGGTARVIMRGNKSTRENQPLYIIDGVPLANFSPSQPANSFGQSSDIQSGAGRDGGDGISNINPDDIETINILKGASAAALYGSQAANGVIIITTKKGRAGRTRIDFSSDATFESPFLLPDLQYRYGQTPGGSGPGDNQSWGPKISNAKEHAKDFFNTGSTYTNSIALSGGNEIAQSYFSYSNTSSKGIIPTAKLNRHTFNFRETLKLLNDKLTVDANITFLAQNARNRPGVGLYFNPLTGLYLLPRGIDFDKYKTYEYFDKGRNMPLQDWWNINSEKGWAGDADQQNPYWILNRNQRTEMRNRGMASLSLKYQLLDWLSVQARGSFDKSYDEYELKAFASTQATLAPTNGRYTYEREFNTQLYGDVILSANKKLSERLSISGNLGSSITDLKAHDRVLSDVNWSSNPGLVYANKFQLTNIDPTALTQIRSVDQKQTQAVFGNVQLGLNDYLFLDITGRNDWSSTLAFTPKEKSGYFYYSAGVTAVISEMVKLPEAINFAKVRFSYARVGNEVQPYFSRPSDFNMQIVGGRHELNSNLRAPYPGTFLEPEDNRSIEAGLDVRLLNDRLSLDLTFYKNNNFKQYMEVGAQPASGYQVYYVNMGNIQNKGIEAMVTVVPVKSKDFTWTSNINFSTNKNTVIKLSDENIAGADATARFQLTQFGSNMYGSFIQEGGAWGDIYTNRTLRRNAQGAFILNAAGDNVEDSVAANANSSFYVVGNPNPKFNLGWNNTFDYKGFSLSFLIDGRFGGKVMSMTQAILDGYGVSEATAQARDNGGVSLNAVTQDGKPFTGKLDAKKFYQAIGGRAGVGEFYMYDATNIRLRELALSYRIPVKSKHIRNLQIGIIGRNLFFFKNDAPFDPEVSAGGNNTLQGIDVFGQPATRSFGASLKVGL from the coding sequence ATGAAAAAATGCTTACGCCTTCTATCACTAGTGACTCTTGCGTTGGCCATTACACTGGCGGCTCCTTACACCGCCAGTGCTAATGCCGAGTCGCAGGATACTAAAAACGTCAGTCTCACCATCCAGGTCAGGAATAAGAACATGGAAGAGGTGTTTACTGAAATTTCCTCGAAAACAGGGCTCAGTTTCCATTACGACAAATCCGATCTGAATCTCAAAAAGAAGATTAACCTGAACTGTGTGAAGCAACCCATTGATGAGGTGCTGGCACTGCTCGCGGAACAAACCGGACTGAAATTTACGAGAAAAAACAGTAAAATCATAGTAAATCAGGAACAACATAACGGATCGTTAACTACCGTTACCCTGATGAACGGTGGCAATTTAGCTGAAAAAGAGATCCGCGGTACTGTAAAGGACGCGAAAGGTGCCGGCCTTCCCGGCGTAACAGTTGTGATCAAAAACACTAACAGGGGTACCCAAACCCAGGCCAACGGCAATTTTGTATTAACCGCCAATCCCGGCGACATCCTGGTATTTCGTTTTTTGGGGTTTACCAGTCAGGAAGTAGCTGTTGGTAGTGGTGACGTATATGACGTAGTTCTGGAAGAGAACAGCCGTTCCCTCAGTGAATTTGTTGTAACCGCTTTGGGTATTCAACGTAAATCCAAAGAACTCACTTACTCTACCCAACAATTGAACAACGAAGATCTTTCCCGCGTGAAAGATGTGAACGTGATCAACAGCCTGGCTGGTAAAGCTGCCGGTGTAACAATTGGCCGCAGTGCCTCAGGCCTTGGCGGAACCGCCCGCGTGATCATGCGCGGTAACAAATCCACCCGCGAAAATCAACCCCTGTACATCATAGACGGGGTGCCATTAGCCAACTTTTCTCCTTCCCAGCCAGCCAACTCATTCGGCCAGTCTTCTGATATCCAGAGTGGCGCCGGCCGTGATGGTGGAGACGGTATCTCCAATATCAATCCGGACGATATTGAAACCATCAATATCCTGAAAGGTGCTTCTGCAGCTGCTTTATATGGAAGCCAGGCCGCAAATGGTGTGATCATCATCACCACCAAAAAAGGCCGCGCAGGAAGAACCAGGATCGACTTTTCTTCAGACGCTACTTTCGAATCACCATTCTTATTACCTGATCTGCAATACAGGTACGGTCAAACACCCGGAGGCTCAGGGCCTGGCGACAACCAGAGCTGGGGCCCTAAAATTTCCAACGCAAAGGAACACGCAAAAGATTTTTTCAACACAGGTTCAACTTATACCAATAGTATTGCACTCAGCGGCGGTAACGAAATTGCTCAGTCCTATTTCTCCTACTCCAATACCAGCAGCAAAGGCATCATTCCTACTGCAAAGCTCAACAGGCATACCTTCAATTTCCGCGAAACCCTGAAGCTGCTCAACGATAAATTAACGGTAGATGCAAACATCACCTTCCTCGCACAGAACGCAAGGAACAGGCCGGGTGTAGGGCTTTATTTCAACCCGCTCACCGGCTTGTACTTATTGCCCCGCGGTATTGATTTCGATAAGTATAAAACATACGAATACTTCGATAAAGGAAGGAACATGCCACTGCAGGACTGGTGGAACATCAACAGCGAAAAAGGATGGGCAGGTGACGCGGACCAGCAGAACCCATACTGGATCCTGAACAGGAACCAGCGGACGGAAATGCGTAACCGTGGTATGGCTTCTCTCTCCCTCAAATACCAGCTGCTGGATTGGTTAAGCGTACAGGCGCGTGGTAGCTTTGATAAAAGTTACGACGAGTATGAACTGAAAGCCTTTGCCAGCACACAAGCTACACTCGCACCCACCAATGGCCGTTATACTTATGAAAGAGAGTTTAACACCCAGTTGTATGGTGATGTAATTCTCTCTGCCAATAAAAAACTCAGCGAGCGTCTGAGTATCAGTGGTAACCTGGGTTCCAGCATCACAGATCTGAAAGCGCACGACAGAGTACTTTCCGATGTGAACTGGAGTTCCAATCCCGGATTGGTATATGCCAACAAATTCCAGTTAACCAATATCGATCCCACTGCTTTAACACAGATCAGGAGTGTGGATCAGAAACAAACACAAGCAGTTTTTGGTAACGTGCAATTAGGTCTCAACGACTATCTCTTCCTGGACATTACAGGTCGTAACGACTGGTCCAGCACACTCGCATTCACACCGAAAGAAAAGAGCGGTTACTTCTACTACTCAGCAGGTGTTACGGCTGTGATCAGTGAAATGGTGAAACTCCCGGAAGCCATCAACTTTGCTAAAGTAAGGTTCTCTTATGCAAGAGTAGGTAACGAAGTACAACCTTATTTCTCCCGCCCATCGGACTTTAACATGCAGATCGTAGGTGGCCGTCATGAATTGAACTCCAACCTCCGTGCACCATACCCAGGCACTTTCCTGGAACCGGAAGATAACCGTTCCATCGAAGCCGGCCTTGATGTACGCTTGCTGAATGACAGGCTTTCTCTCGACCTCACCTTTTACAAGAACAACAACTTCAAACAATACATGGAGGTTGGGGCACAACCCGCCAGTGGCTACCAGGTATATTATGTGAACATGGGTAATATCCAGAACAAGGGGATTGAAGCCATGGTAACCGTAGTGCCGGTAAAAAGCAAAGATTTCACCTGGACCTCAAACATCAACTTTTCCACCAATAAAAACACCGTTATCAAACTGTCTGACGAAAACATTGCAGGAGCAGATGCTACCGCCCGTTTTCAGTTAACACAGTTCGGTTCCAATATGTATGGTTCCTTTATCCAGGAAGGTGGCGCGTGGGGTGATATCTACACTAATCGTACCCTTCGTCGTAACGCACAAGGTGCCTTCATCCTGAATGCTGCCGGAGATAATGTAGAGGATAGTGTTGCTGCCAATGCTAACAGTAGTTTTTATGTGGTAGGTAATCCCAATCCCAAATTCAACCTTGGCTGGAACAACACCTTCGACTACAAAGGTTTCTCACTCAGCTTCCTGATCGATGGCCGTTTTGGCGGTAAAGTAATGAGCATGACACAAGCCATCCTGGATGGTTACGGCGTAAGCGAAGCTACCGCACAGGCAAGAGATAACGGAGGTGTAAGCCTGAATGCAGTAACGCAGGATGGTAAACCTTTCACCGGCAAACTGGACGCCAAGAAATTCTATCAGGCCATCGGTGGCCGCGCAGGTGTAGGCGAATTCTACATGTACGATGCAACTAATATCCGTTTACGCGAATTGGCACTCAGCTATAGGATACCCGTTAAATCCAAACACATCCGTAACCTGCAGATCGGCATCATTGGCCGCAACCTGTTCTTCTTCAAGAATGATGCGCCATTTGATCCCGAAGTAAGTGCTGGTGGTAACAACACCTTACAAGGTATAGATGTTTTTGGCCAGCCTGCCACACGCAGTTTCGGAGCAAGCCTGAAAGTAGGACTATAA
- a CDS encoding FecR family protein, with product MDIEQIKKVLERYTQNKCTAEEIKIIEQWFASINQHRSAMIEDDFLKEQLEEVRMRIHDQINTPIVEMPVRKRNWRPWIYTGAAAMITGVIAFTLLYRSMPASHPVNPLHPAVQSAVVKANKVIRNGYVEVSTTKGSTEKVVLADGSTIIVNSSSRVRYPEKFSGKTRSIYLDEGEAFFKVAEDPAHPFVVHSGDIATTALGTSFNIRAYSREKKITVALLTGKVKIDHAKSEAPVILNPSERLSYDKVSLSMAKTTFEKEDDIVGWKHGFLVFKDASYDELVNEIENRYNVTVINECEAKEWNYTGFFKDENLQEIIETICLTKNISYTIKNDTIFLKCKN from the coding sequence GTGGATATTGAACAGATCAAAAAAGTCCTGGAAAGGTATACACAAAACAAGTGTACTGCCGAAGAGATCAAGATCATCGAGCAATGGTTTGCGAGCATCAATCAGCACCGGTCCGCCATGATCGAAGACGATTTCCTCAAGGAACAACTGGAAGAGGTCCGGATGCGCATCCACGACCAGATCAATACACCGATCGTGGAAATGCCCGTCCGCAAAAGGAACTGGCGCCCCTGGATATATACCGGCGCCGCTGCCATGATCACAGGAGTGATAGCATTTACCTTACTATACAGATCTATGCCTGCCAGTCATCCTGTAAACCCACTCCATCCAGCCGTACAATCTGCTGTGGTAAAAGCAAACAAGGTGATCCGGAATGGCTACGTAGAAGTCTCCACCACTAAGGGTTCCACAGAAAAGGTTGTACTGGCAGATGGTTCCACCATCATCGTCAATTCCTCCTCAAGGGTCCGTTATCCTGAAAAATTCTCCGGCAAAACCCGCAGCATTTACCTGGATGAGGGAGAAGCCTTTTTCAAAGTAGCCGAAGACCCCGCACATCCTTTTGTGGTACACAGCGGAGATATCGCCACCACTGCATTAGGTACCTCCTTTAACATCAGGGCTTATTCAAGAGAAAAGAAGATCACCGTGGCATTGCTCACCGGTAAAGTGAAAATAGATCACGCAAAGAGTGAAGCCCCCGTGATATTGAACCCCAGCGAACGTTTGAGTTACGACAAGGTATCACTCAGCATGGCTAAGACCACCTTTGAGAAAGAAGACGATATCGTAGGATGGAAACACGGATTCCTCGTGTTCAAAGATGCCAGCTATGATGAACTGGTGAATGAAATAGAGAACAGGTACAACGTAACCGTGATCAACGAATGTGAAGCGAAAGAGTGGAATTACACGGGCTTCTTTAAAGATGAGAATCTGCAGGAAATTATAGAAACCATTTGTTTAACTAAAAACATAAGCTACACGATCAAGAACGACACAATTTTCCTTAAATGCAAAAACTAG